One window from the genome of Ictidomys tridecemlineatus isolate mIctTri1 chromosome 12, mIctTri1.hap1, whole genome shotgun sequence encodes:
- the Pdcl3 gene encoding phosducin-like protein 3 isoform X1 produces MQDPNADTEWNDILRKKGILPPKESLKGAEEEAEEEAQRILQQSVVKTYEDMTLEELEENEDEFSEEDERAIEMYRQQRLAEWKATQLKNKFGEVLEISGKDYVQEVTKAGEGLWVVLHLYKQGIPLCALINQHLSGLARKFPDVKFVKAISTTCIPNYPDRNLPTVFVYREGDIKAQFIGPLVFGGMNLTRDELEWKLSESGAVKTDLEENPRKPIEDTLLSSVRCSVPTRKDSDSEGD; encoded by the exons ATGCAG GACCCCAATGCAGACACTGAATGGAACGACATCTTACGCAAGAAGGGCATCCTGCCCCCGAAGGAAAGCCTAAAAGGCGcggaggaggaggcggaggaggaaGCGCAGCGAATCCTCCAGCAATCAGTGG TGAAAACATACGAAGACATGActctggaggagctggaggagaatGAAGATGAATTCAGCGAGGAGGATGAGCGGGCCATTGAGATGTATAG GCAACAAAGGCTGGCGGAGTGGAAAGCGACCCAGctgaagaacaaatttggagaagTTTTGGAGATCTCAGGCAAGGATTATGTTCAAGAAGTTACGAAAGCCGGTGAGGGCTTGTGGGTAGTCCTGCACCTTTACAAACAAGG GATTCCTCTCTGTGCTCTGATAAATCAACACCTGAGTGGACTTGCCAGGAAGTTTCCTGATGTCAAGTTTGTCAAAGCCATTTCAACCACCTGCATACCCAACTATCCTGATAGGAACCTGCCCACCGTGTTTGTTTACCGGGAAGGTGACATCAAGGCTCAGTTCATTGGTCCTCTGGTGTTTGGTGGCATGAACCTGACGAGAGATG AGCTGGAGTGGAAACTGTCCGAGTCTGGAGCAGTCAAGACGGACCTGGAGGAAAACCCCAGGAAACCCATTGAAGACACGCTGCTGTCCTCTGTGCGGTGCTCGGTCCCCACGAGGAAGGACAGTGACTCTGAGGGAGACTGA
- the Pdcl3 gene encoding phosducin-like protein 3 isoform X2: MTLEELEENEDEFSEEDERAIEMYRQQRLAEWKATQLKNKFGEVLEISGKDYVQEVTKAGEGLWVVLHLYKQGIPLCALINQHLSGLARKFPDVKFVKAISTTCIPNYPDRNLPTVFVYREGDIKAQFIGPLVFGGMNLTRDELEWKLSESGAVKTDLEENPRKPIEDTLLSSVRCSVPTRKDSDSEGD, encoded by the exons ATGActctggaggagctggaggagaatGAAGATGAATTCAGCGAGGAGGATGAGCGGGCCATTGAGATGTATAG GCAACAAAGGCTGGCGGAGTGGAAAGCGACCCAGctgaagaacaaatttggagaagTTTTGGAGATCTCAGGCAAGGATTATGTTCAAGAAGTTACGAAAGCCGGTGAGGGCTTGTGGGTAGTCCTGCACCTTTACAAACAAGG GATTCCTCTCTGTGCTCTGATAAATCAACACCTGAGTGGACTTGCCAGGAAGTTTCCTGATGTCAAGTTTGTCAAAGCCATTTCAACCACCTGCATACCCAACTATCCTGATAGGAACCTGCCCACCGTGTTTGTTTACCGGGAAGGTGACATCAAGGCTCAGTTCATTGGTCCTCTGGTGTTTGGTGGCATGAACCTGACGAGAGATG AGCTGGAGTGGAAACTGTCCGAGTCTGGAGCAGTCAAGACGGACCTGGAGGAAAACCCCAGGAAACCCATTGAAGACACGCTGCTGTCCTCTGTGCGGTGCTCGGTCCCCACGAGGAAGGACAGTGACTCTGAGGGAGACTGA